A region of the Amycolatopsis sp. cg13 genome:
GCGCTGGCCGCAACTGCGTCAGTCTTCGGCAGCCACCTTCTTGGCCCGGCTGGGTGCGACCCGAGGCGGCTCGTTCGGCATCTTCGGGTAGACGGGCGGCCAGGGTGCGTCCATCAGGCCGCTGGCCAGGTCCTCCTTCGACATCTCCAGCAACGCCTCGATCGATTGCGGCCGATCGTTCGCGCCTGCCCACGGGTCGCCACGCTCCGCGACCAGTGCCGGGACGGTCGAGAGCGTCAGAGTGTCCGGCTCCACCGTTGCCAATTCGTCCCAGGTGATCGGCGTCGACACCTGTCCGCCCAGCCTCGGCCGCACGCACCAAGCGCCGAAGACCGTTTTGTGCGGCGCGTTTTGGTTGAAGTCCACGAATACCCGTGAGCCGCGTTCTTCTTTCCACCATTGTGCGGTGATGAGGTCTGGGTGACGGCGTTCCAAGGCTCGCGCCAAGGCTACTGCGGCTGCTCGTACTTCGTAGCCGTCCCATCGTGGTTCCAGGATGGAATACAGGTGCAGGCCTCGCGAACCCGAGGTCTTTACGTAGACTTCGATGCCCAGTTCGGCCAGGAATTCGCGCACCAGTACCGCTGCCTCGCGCAACTGCGGGAAGCCGATCCCGGGTGACGGGTCCAGGTCGATGCGCAGTTCGTCCGCGATATCCAACGCCTCCGCGCGGTTCGGCCACACGTGGAAGCCCAGGCAGCCTTGGTTTACCGCCCACAGGACGTGTGCCAGGTTCGCGGCTACCAAGGCATCGCTGGTGGTTCCGTTCGGGGTGGAAACGACGGCTGTGGTCAGCCAGGAAGGGGCGTTTTTGGGCGTGCGTTTCTGGAACCAGGATTTTCCGCCCGCACCGTCTGGATAGCGTTCCAAAAGGAGCGGCCGTCCGCCCAACCGGTCCAGCTAGGGGCCCGCGACGGCTTGGTAATAGCGCACGAGATCGAGTTTCGTCTCGCCTCGTTCCGGAAAGTAGACCTTGTCAGGGCTGGAAATCGTCAGTTCTACGCCGTCTGTTTCCAGCGTCACGCCGCTCATCGGGCCTCCCCGAACAGATCCGCCAACTCGGCTGGCGGGGCTTCCTCGAGTTGTGCGTAGGTGCACGAATCCGGAGTTCGATCGGGACGGAAGCGGACCAGCCGTCCGCCGTGGCGGAAGCGGCCGCCTTGCAGGTGTTCGTAGCGGACTTCGGCGACTTGTTCCGGGCGCAGCGGTTCCCAGGACAGGTCTTTGTCGGGTGCCCATCGGCTGTTCGCGCCCGGGCGGCGGACCTCGTCGGCTTGCCATTCCGCCCAGCTGCGCCACGGATGTCCCTCAAGCGCGTTCTCGCGCCACGGGGCCAGCTCCTCGACCAGCTCCCGGCGCCGCGCCGCGGTGAAGCTGCTCGCGACGCCGACGTGGTGCAGCGAACCCTCGTCGTCGTACAGACCGAGCAGCAGCGAGCCGACGCCCTTGCCGTCCTTGTGCCAGCGGAAACCGGCGACGACGCAGTCCGCGGTGCGCTCGTGCTTCACCTTCAGCATCACGCGTTTGTCCTGCTCGTACGGCAGATCGGCGGGTTTCGCCATGACTCCGTCGAAGCCTGCGCCCTCGAACCGGGTGAACCAGTCCTGAGCGGTGTCCGGGTCTGTGGTGAGCGGCGTGAGGTGCACCCGCTGCAAGCCGCTCGAGGGGGCGAAGATCCCCTCCAACTCGCGACGCCGGTCAGCGAACGGCCTCTCGGTCAGGTCCTGCTCCCCCAGCGCGAGCAGGTCGAACGCGACGAAGCTGGCGGGAGTCTCCTCGGCGAGCTTCCGGACGCGGCTGGCCGCCGGATGCAGCCGCAGCTGCAACGCGCCGAAGTCCAGGCCGCGGGGCGTGACCAGCACGATCTCGCCGTCGACGACGCATTTGTCCGGCAGTGCGTCCCGCAGCAGGTCGACCAGCTCCGGAAAGTACCGGGTGAGGGGGCGGTCGTTGCGCGAGCCGAGTTCGACCTCGTCGCCGTCGCGGAACACCACGCAGCGGAAGCCGTCCCACTTCGGCTCATACCAGAACCCGCCGCCGCGCGGCACCTCGTGCACGGCTTTGGCGAGCATCGGCCGCACCGGCGGCATCAGGGGTAGCTCCACCTGCGCGATCCTAAGCGGAACAGACGCTGACCTGCACCTTTTTACCAGCGCGCCAGCACCAGCCCGCCCCGCGGCTTAGGCGTGAAGTACGTAGCCTTCCGCGGCATCCGACGCCCCGCCGCGTGCACTGCCTGCACCGTCTCGAACGGCACCGGGGCCAGTTGCACCACGGCGTCCGCGTCCGGCGGGACCGGGCTGCCCGGCAGCAGCGGGCGGACGTGCGGGCCGTCCGGGTCGAGGCCGAGCGCTGAACCCAGCAGCAGCTGTTCCACTACCTCATGATCGATCACCAGCGGATCAGACCCGGGCAGCCGCACCCGCAGCACGCGCGAGCCGGCCAGCACGACCGCGGTACCGGGGCAGGAAGGCGGGGTCGTGTCGTCCGACCAGGTCACGTCCAGCCCAGCCGCCTGCCAAGCCGCGACCAGGGTCTCGGCGGTGTGCCCAGTCCCGAGGAGCACGCGGTTGATCGCCCGGATCTCCAGCTGCGAGCCCGCCGTGATCAGCGCCAGCAGCTGACCGCTCCCGGCGGCGGCCGCGACCCGGTGATTTCCGTCCGCCACCAGCAGATCGCTCGCCGACGCGGCCTCCAGCAGCCGTTCCTGCATCTCGCCGGGGCCCACCACCCACAGCTCGTGCGAAAGGCCCGCCCGGTCCACAGTGGACACATCCGGATCCGCTGAGCTCGACGCTTCCTTGACCACCGCGGTCAGATCCGCGCCGTCGCCGACCGGCACGAGGAGGGCGGCGCTCGTCGCGCAGCCGAGACCGTCCAGCACGGCCGCGCGCTCGGCGACCACCTCCGGATAAACCTCCTCGGTGTGCTTCACGTGCGCCCCGCCCGCGGTCAGCTCCCGGACGTCGACCACGCACAGCACGCCCGCGATGGTTTCGCCGATCCGGTAGGCCGCGACGAACCCGGTTTCCGGCCGGTAATGCCCGGTCAGCAGCCGTTCGAGCGTCGCCCGCGCCTCCGGCAGCGCGGCCTCGACGTCCAGCCCGGCCGCAAGCGCCGCGGGAGTCCGCGCCGGATGCTGCGCGGCCAGCAGCGTGTCCCCGCGAGCCGTCGCGAGCGCCCTCGTCACCGCCTCAGGTTCCGCGAACTCGTCGACATCCGGTCCCGGCACCGTGCCCTCGACGACCCAGCCCCGGCCGATCGGCCGCACCCACCTGTCCATCCCTCCATGATGACGGCCAGGCCGACCCTCGGGCACCGATCAAACGGCTGGGGAATGCTTGCCGGTGCGAAGGAGTTTATTCCCGGCATGGGAACCACGAGCAGTCCGCCCGCAGCGAAACGCGCCGCCGTAGGCCTCCGTTCCGAGCGGGGACCCGTCCTCGCCGCCGTCATGCTGAGCACCGGCCTCGTAGCCCTCGACAGCACCATCATCGCCACCGCGGTCCCCTCGGTGGTCCGCGACCTCGGCGGGTTTTCCCAGTTCCCGTGGCTGTTCTCGATCTACCTGCTCACCCAGGCGGTCACCGTGCCGCTGTACGGCAAGTTCGCCGACGTCCTCGGCCGCCGCCCGGTGATGTTCTTCGGCATCGCCGCGTTCCTGCTCGGCTCGGTGCTGTGCGGGGTCGCGTGGAGCATGCCGGTGCTCATCGCGGCGCGCGCGGTGCAGGGCATCGGCGCGGGCGCGGTCCAGCCGATCAGCATGACGATGGTCGGCGACCTGTACACGGTCGAGGAACGCGCCCGGGTGCAGGGTTACCTCGCCGGCGTGTGGGCGGTCGCCTCGGTGATCGGGCCGACGCTCGGCGGCGTGTTCGCGGAATACCTCAGCTGGCGGTGGATCTTCTTCGTCAACCTGCCGCTCGGCGCGCTCGCCGCGTGGATGCTCTACCGCAAGTTCACCGAGCAGGTGAAACGCACGCGGCACAAGGTCGACTACGCCGGCGCGACTCTGCTGACGCTCGGCTGCGCGCTGCTGATCCTGGCCCTGCTGGAAGGCGGGGTCGCGTGGAGCTGGACGTCCGCGCCGAGCCTGGCGATCTTCGCCGTCGCCGTGCTGATGCTGGTCACGTTCGTGCTGGTCGAACGGCGTGCGGAGGAACCCGTGCTGCCGCTGTGGGTGTTCACCCGGCGCACGCTGATCGGCGGAAACCTCGTCGCGCTCGTGACCGGTGCGGTGCTGCTGGGCTTCAGCTCGTTCCTGCCGACGTACTCCGAAGGCGTGCTCGGCACGGACGCGCTCACCGCGGGCTTCGCGCTGGCCGCGCTCACGATCGGCTGGCCCATCGCGGCGTCGCTGTCCGGGAAGGTCTACCTGCGGATCGGATTCCGCGACACCGCGCTGATCGGCAGCGGATTCCTGCTCGTCGGGGCGGTCATGGCGACGTTCCTCGGCCTCGACTCGGTGGTCTGGATGGCCGCGGCGGCCGTGTTCGTGGTCGGGATCGGGCTCGGGCTTTCGTCGAGCCCGACCGTGGTGGCCGTGCAATCGACCGTCGGCTGGGAGCGCCGCGGCGTGGTGACCGCGACCAACATGTTCAGCCGTTCGCTGGGCAGCGCGGTCGGCACGGCGATCTTCGGCGCGATCGCCAACGCCACGCTCGCCGGCCGGTTCGCGAATCCGCCCGCGGAGGTCGCCGGGCACCTTCCGGCAAGCGTCGACGCCACCAGCCGCATCCTCAGCGGCGCGCACGACAACTCGCCGGCCACGGCGTACGTCCGCGAATCGCTCGCCGGGGCCACGCACAACGTGTTCCTCGCGATCGTCGCCGTGTCAGTGCTCAGCGTCGTCGCGCTGCTGCTCATGCCCCGCAAGACCGAACAGCTGACGTTCTAGTTCTGCAACGGCACGAGTTCGCGCACGAAATCGTCGAGGAACTGCCGGTAATCGCCGGAGTATCCGGGCCGGACCACGAATTTCGTGAGTCCGGCCTCGACGTGCTGCTCGATCATCCGGCGCGCCTCGGCCCAGCTGGTGGGCACGAGTTCCGTGGCCGGACGGCCCGGATTGCGCCGTTCGGCCACTGCCCGCAGCCCTTCCGGAATCCCGTGCAGCGCCAGGACCATGCTCAACCCGAAGTGGTCCGATTCGATTTCCCGGTCGGCTTCGGCGGCGGCTTCCTGAATCGCCAGCCGGGCCGCGCGGGACTGCTCCGGCGTGTGGAAACTGCCGAGCCATCCGTCGGACAACCGGCCCGCGCGCCGCAAGGCCGCCGGAGCTGCCCCGCCGACCCAGACGTCGAGCCGCTTCGCCGGACGCGGTCCGATCGTCACGCCGTCGACCTGGAAAAACTCGCCGTCGAAGGACACGTTGTCCTGTTCCAGCAACAGGCGCAGCAACGCGAGCGACTCGTCGAACACCGCCGCGCGCCGCCCCTCCGGCACCGGGAACAGCGCGCGTTCTCCTAGCTGCGCGGGCATCAGCCCGAACACCGGAAGCACGCGTTTCGGGGCCAGCCCGGCGAGCGTGACCAGCTGTTTCGCGACCAGCACCGGGTTCCGTCCAGGCAGAATCGCGACGCCGGTGCCCAGTTTGAGCCGCTCGGTGCGGGCCAGCGCGTGCGTCATGCCGATCAACGGGTCGACGTCCGGCGAATAGATCACTTCCGACAGCCACAGCGAGTCGACGCCGGCCGCCTCCGTCAGCTCCGCCAAACCGGAGAATTCCGCGGGCCCGGTCCCGATTCCCGGAGCCACCCCCACCCGGATCTTGTCCACGCTCGCTCCGCTCAGTCGGCACGTTCCCTTGAGCAGAACCGGATCCGGGCGCAAGTTCTTCCCGCTAGGCGGTCGCTTCGATCACCCGGCCCAGCGCGGCGTGCAGCGCTTCCAGCTCGGAAACCTCCATGCCGAGCCGCTCCACGACGCGATACGGGATTTTCTCCGCCTCGGCGCGCAGATTCCGGCCCTTCTCGGTGAGCTCGACGGTCAACTGGCGCTCGTCGGCCCGGCTGCGGCCGCGTGTCACGTACCCGACCGCCTCCAGCCGTTTGAGCAGCGGCGACAGCGTCGCGGGCTCGTGCCGCAACGCCGTGCTGAGGTCCTTGACCGAGCGCGGCGACTGCTCCCACAGCGCCAGCATCACCAGGTACTGCGGATGGGTCAGCCCGTGCGGCTCCAGCAGCGGCCGGTAAATCGCGATCACGCTGCGCGAGGCGACCGACAGCGCGAAACACACCTGCCGGTCGAGCTTCAGCGGGTCCTCGCCAAGGTCGATCTCGGCCACTCGTCCTCCTCGTGCTCGAGCCCACCCTAGCGCGGGCTGCACCACACTAATAGTTAGTGCACTAATCGTTAGTGTACTCTGGCCACAGACCCCGAGGAGGCACGATGACCGAACGGCCCGGAGTTCTCCGCTGGTTCTGGTACGCCGTCAGCGGACGACTGCCCGAGCGCTACCAGGACTGGCTGCTGCACGACGCGACGTCCAAGCACTGGAAGGCGCGGCACGTCCTGCGCGCGTCGGTGGGCATCGCGCCGCTGTGCCTGGTCTGGCTGCTGCTGCCGGCCCCGCTCGGACTGCGGCTGGCGATCGTGCTGATGGCCGCGCTGGTGTCGTACTTCTACTCGTGCGCCTACATGGAGGAAAGCATCGACCACCGGTTGGCCCGCAACGGTTTCCCGCCCGGGACCGGCAAGCGGATCCGGCGCGAGAAGGCCGCCGAGGCCAACGCCGCGGCGACCGCCCGCTACATCGCGGCCTACCGGCAGAACCCCGCCGACTAGACTCGGGAGCCGATGAGACGCAAGCGCCCGGCCCCGATCCCGCCCCGGCACGGCCTGGACCCGGCCCGGCTGCGGCTGCCCGACGAGGGCCCGTGGACGACGCTGCTGGAGCACCTGGTCGAACGCCTCCCCCGGGTCGCTCCCGCGCGGATCGAGGAAATGCTGCACGAGCAGCGAATCCACGGCGAGGACGGTCCATTGGGGATCGACGCGGCGTACGTCCCCGGTTCGTTCATCTGGTTCCACCGCGATCTGCCGGACGAGGTCCCGGTGCCGTTCGACGTCACCGTCCTGCACCGCGACGAGCACCTGCTCGTGGTCGACAAGCCGCACTTCCTGGCGACGATCCCGCGTGGACGGCACGTCTTGGAAACCGCTTTGGTCCGGCTGCGCCGGTCGCTGGATCTGCCCACGCTGTCCCCCGCACACCGGCTCGATCGCGTGACGGCCGGGTTGGTGATGTTCGTGATCACGCCGTCCGCGCGGGGCGCGTACCAGACCATGTTCCGCGATCGGTTGGTGCACAAGGAATACGAGGCGATCGCGCCGTACGATCCTTCCTTGGAGCTGCCCCGGACTGTGCGCAGCAGGATTATCAAGGAGCGCGGCGTGCTGGCCGCGCAGGAGATTCCCGGACCGCCGAACGCGGAGTCCACTGTGGAGCTTCTGGAGCATCGGGACGGGTTGGGTCGTTATCGCCTCACCCCTGCGACTGGACGCACGCACCAGTTGCGGGTCCATATGTGTTCTTTGGGGACCCCCATTCTTGGCGACGATTTTTATCCGGACCTGCACGAGAAACCGTTGGACGACTTTACGAAACCGTTGCAGCTGCTGGCGAAAGTGCTGGAGTTCGACGATCCGCTGAGTGGCGAGCACCGTCGGTTCACCAGCCGCCGGACGCTCACGGCTTGGGATTCGCTGGATGAATGG
Encoded here:
- a CDS encoding MarR family winged helix-turn-helix transcriptional regulator, with the translated sequence MAEIDLGEDPLKLDRQVCFALSVASRSVIAIYRPLLEPHGLTHPQYLVMLALWEQSPRSVKDLSTALRHEPATLSPLLKRLEAVGYVTRGRSRADERQLTVELTEKGRNLRAEAEKIPYRVVERLGMEVSELEALHAALGRVIEATA
- a CDS encoding RluA family pseudouridine synthase, with protein sequence MRRKRPAPIPPRHGLDPARLRLPDEGPWTTLLEHLVERLPRVAPARIEEMLHEQRIHGEDGPLGIDAAYVPGSFIWFHRDLPDEVPVPFDVTVLHRDEHLLVVDKPHFLATIPRGRHVLETALVRLRRSLDLPTLSPAHRLDRVTAGLVMFVITPSARGAYQTMFRDRLVHKEYEAIAPYDPSLELPRTVRSRIIKERGVLAAQEIPGPPNAESTVELLEHRDGLGRYRLTPATGRTHQLRVHMCSLGTPILGDDFYPDLHEKPLDDFTKPLQLLAKVLEFDDPLSGEHRRFTSRRTLTAWDSLDEWAS
- a CDS encoding TIGR03854 family LLM class F420-dependent oxidoreductase, yielding MDKIRVGVAPGIGTGPAEFSGLAELTEAAGVDSLWLSEVIYSPDVDPLIGMTHALARTERLKLGTGVAILPGRNPVLVAKQLVTLAGLAPKRVLPVFGLMPAQLGERALFPVPEGRRAAVFDESLALLRLLLEQDNVSFDGEFFQVDGVTIGPRPAKRLDVWVGGAAPAALRRAGRLSDGWLGSFHTPEQSRAARLAIQEAAAEADREIESDHFGLSMVLALHGIPEGLRAVAERRNPGRPATELVPTSWAEARRMIEQHVEAGLTKFVVRPGYSGDYRQFLDDFVRELVPLQN
- a CDS encoding MDR family MFS transporter — encoded protein: MGTTSSPPAAKRAAVGLRSERGPVLAAVMLSTGLVALDSTIIATAVPSVVRDLGGFSQFPWLFSIYLLTQAVTVPLYGKFADVLGRRPVMFFGIAAFLLGSVLCGVAWSMPVLIAARAVQGIGAGAVQPISMTMVGDLYTVEERARVQGYLAGVWAVASVIGPTLGGVFAEYLSWRWIFFVNLPLGALAAWMLYRKFTEQVKRTRHKVDYAGATLLTLGCALLILALLEGGVAWSWTSAPSLAIFAVAVLMLVTFVLVERRAEEPVLPLWVFTRRTLIGGNLVALVTGAVLLGFSSFLPTYSEGVLGTDALTAGFALAALTIGWPIAASLSGKVYLRIGFRDTALIGSGFLLVGAVMATFLGLDSVVWMAAAAVFVVGIGLGLSSSPTVVAVQSTVGWERRGVVTATNMFSRSLGSAVGTAIFGAIANATLAGRFANPPAEVAGHLPASVDATSRILSGAHDNSPATAYVRESLAGATHNVFLAIVAVSVLSVVALLLMPRKTEQLTF
- a CDS encoding ATP-dependent DNA ligase encodes the protein MELPLMPPVRPMLAKAVHEVPRGGGFWYEPKWDGFRCVVFRDGDEVELGSRNDRPLTRYFPELVDLLRDALPDKCVVDGEIVLVTPRGLDFGALQLRLHPAASRVRKLAEETPASFVAFDLLALGEQDLTERPFADRRRELEGIFAPSSGLQRVHLTPLTTDPDTAQDWFTRFEGAGFDGVMAKPADLPYEQDKRVMLKVKHERTADCVVAGFRWHKDGKGVGSLLLGLYDDEGSLHHVGVASSFTAARRRELVEELAPWRENALEGHPWRSWAEWQADEVRRPGANSRWAPDKDLSWEPLRPEQVAEVRYEHLQGGRFRHGGRLVRFRPDRTPDSCTYAQLEEAPPAELADLFGEAR
- a CDS encoding DUF5313 domain-containing protein; the encoded protein is MTERPGVLRWFWYAVSGRLPERYQDWLLHDATSKHWKARHVLRASVGIAPLCLVWLLLPAPLGLRLAIVLMAALVSYFYSCAYMEESIDHRLARNGFPPGTGKRIRREKAAEANAAATARYIAAYRQNPAD
- a CDS encoding DUF1015 family protein, producing MDRWVRPIGRGWVVEGTVPGPDVDEFAEPEAVTRALATARGDTLLAAQHPARTPAALAAGLDVEAALPEARATLERLLTGHYRPETGFVAAYRIGETIAGVLCVVDVRELTAGGAHVKHTEEVYPEVVAERAAVLDGLGCATSAALLVPVGDGADLTAVVKEASSSADPDVSTVDRAGLSHELWVVGPGEMQERLLEAASASDLLVADGNHRVAAAAGSGQLLALITAGSQLEIRAINRVLLGTGHTAETLVAAWQAAGLDVTWSDDTTPPSCPGTAVVLAGSRVLRVRLPGSDPLVIDHEVVEQLLLGSALGLDPDGPHVRPLLPGSPVPPDADAVVQLAPVPFETVQAVHAAGRRMPRKATYFTPKPRGGLVLARW